Proteins encoded together in one Felis catus isolate Fca126 chromosome B3, F.catus_Fca126_mat1.0, whole genome shotgun sequence window:
- the SERPINA9 gene encoding serpin A9, producing the protein MASPFYRLFLVVSVCAPVYCVPPSSGPCPSPTRNSATPWVSSSNTNFAFRLYRRLVLKTPDQNVFFSPLSVSASLATLSLGARSATKTQILQGLGFNLTHEPESAIHRAFQHLLHSLSVPSKGLELRMGSVLFIKKELHLQTNFLDDVKRLYDSKVFSTDFSSTSTARKRINSYVEKETKGKVVDLIQDLDPLTAMVLVSPVFFKAKWEKPFHPGYTRKSSPFLVGQGATVKVPMMHQVEQFAFGVDPKLNCSVLQMGYSGNTVAFFVLPGQGKMRQLEQALSARTLRRWSLLLQKRWIEVFIPKFSISASYDLETILPKMGIWDAFNNNADFSGITKTDFLQLSKVAHKAVLDVSEEGTEAAAATATKLIVRSKDSPSYTVIRFNRSFLLLLINKATEAILFLGKVENPTKS; encoded by the exons ATGGCCTCTCCCTTTTATCGACTTTTCCTGGTTGTCAGCGTCTGTGCTCCGGTCTACTGTGTACCCCCATCCAGtggcccctgcccttcccccacaagGAACAGCGCTACCCCCTGGGTATCTTCCAGCAACACCAACTTTGCCTTCCGCCTCTACCGGAGGCTGGTTTTGAAGACTCCGGATCAGAACGTCTTCTTCTCCCCCCTGAGTGTCTCCGCTTCCCTGGCCACGCTCTCCCTCGGGGCCCGCTCAGCCACCAAGACCCAGATCCTCCAAGGCCTGGGGTTCAACCTCACACACGAGCCGGAATCCGCCATCCACCGGGCCTTCCAGCACCTGCTCCACTCACTCAGTGTCCCCAGCAAAGGCCTAGAGTTGAGGATGGGAAGCGTCCTCTTCATCAAAAAGGAGCTGCACCTACAGACAAATTTCTTGGACGACGTCAAGAGGCTGTATGATTCGAAGGTCTTTTCTACAGATTTCTCCAGCACCTCCACCGCCCGGAAGAGAATCAACAGCTATGTGGAGAAGGAGACCAAAGGGAAGGTTGTAGACTTAATCCAAGACCTTGACCCTCTGACGGCCATGGTCCTGGTGAGCCCCGTTTTCTTTAAAG CCAAGTGGGAGAAGCCCTTTCACCCTGGATATACAAGAAAGAGCTCTCCGTTCCTGGTGGGCCAGGGGGCCACTGTGAAGGTCCCGATGATGCACCAGGTGGAACAATTTGCTTTTGGGGTGGATCCGAAGCTGAACTGCTCTGTACTACAGATGGGCTACAGTGGCAACACCGTGGCCTTCTTTGTCCTCCCTGGCCAGGGCAAGATGAGGCAGCTGGAACAGGCCTTGTCAGCCAGAACACTGAGGCGATGGAGCCTCTTACTCCAGAAGAG GTGGATAGAGGTGTTCATTCCgaaattttccatttctgcctCCTATGACCTGGAAACCATCCTCCCGAAGATGGGCATCTGGGATGCCTTTAATAATAATGCTGATTTTTCTGGAATCACAAAGACAGACTTCCTGCAGCTTTCCAAA GTTGCCCACAAGGCTGTGCTGGACGTCAGCGAGGAGGGGACCGAGGCCGCAGCAGCCACCGCCACCAAGCTCATAGTCCGGTCAAAGGACAGCCCCTCTTACACCGTCATCCGCTTCAATAGgtccttcctgctgctgctgatAAACAAAGCCACAGAGGCCATTCTCTTCCTAGGGAAAGTTGAAAATCCGACTAAATCCTAG